ACGATGGAGCGCAGCTTGCGTCGCAGGAGCGTGGTCTCCACCCAGGCGACGATGCCGCTGGACAGGGTGAGGAACGCCGCGCCCAGCTCCCGGGGCAGACCCAGCCGCTCGGGCAGCCACAGCGCCAGGAACCAGGCCTTCACGGTCCCCAGGGCCACGCGCACGATGGCGAAGCGCAGGGGCGTCTTCGGATCCTTCAGCGCGTAGAAGGCGGAGGCGTAGAGCCGGCCCACGGTGGACGCCACCAGGCCCACCGCCGCGCCCATCAGCAGGTACCAGAGGTAGCGCGAGTCCGAGGCGCCGAAGCGGCCCGTCTGCAAGAGCGCGCCGCTCACCAGGTCCCCCAGGAAGAAGAGCGCCACGGCGGAGGGCACCACCCAGAAGGCGATGCGCCGCGAGCCCGCGTCGATGCGGCTTCGCAGCTTCGTGTGCGCCTGGGCCTCCCCTTCCGCCGTGGCGCGCGCCATCTCCGGCAGCTCCGCGGCGGACACCGCCATGCCGAAGAGGCTCACCGGGATGAGGTAGATGGTCTGCGCGTAGAGCAGCGAGGACAACGCGCGGTTGGAGATGAGCGACGCAAAGGCGGTGTCCACCCACGCGCTGAACTGCACCACGCCCCGCCCCAGCACCACCGGCCCGAAGTTCTTCAGCACCTGGCGCACGGAGGCGCTCGCCAGCGATAGCACCGGGCGGAAGTGGCCCAGCAGGCGCATCACCGTGGGCACCTGCACCGCGAACTGGAGGAAGCTGCCCAGCACCACGCCGTAGGCCAGCCACTCCGTCACGGCCTCTTCCGCGGCGCGGCCCCCGGCCGTGCCGTACACGCCGCCCACCCCCAGCAGCGTGGCGATGATGACGACGTTCCACACCACGGGCGCCAGGTAGGAGAGGAGGAAGCGCCGGTGGCTGTTGAGGATGCCCAGGCACCACGCGCTCAGCACCAGGAAGCCCGTGCCCGGGAAGAGGATGCGCACCAGCCGCACGGCCAGGTCGCGCTCGTTTCCCTGGAAGCCCGGCGCGATGAGGTCCACGAACAGCGGCGTGGCCAGCATGCCCAGCGCCACCATCACCGCGGTGGCCATGGCCAGCAGGCCGAACACCGCGCCCGCGACCCGGTCCGCCTCGTCCCCGTCCTTCTTGCCCAACAGCTGGGCGTAGACGGGGATGAAGGAGCCCGACAGCACGCCTTCACCGAAGAGGTTCTGGAGGAAGTTGGGGATGCGTAGCGCGGCCTTGAAGACGGCGGCGGCCTCCGCGTTGCCCAGGTAGTGCGCGAAGACCCGCTCGCGCACCAGCCCCATCAGGCGCGACGCCAGGATGCCAATGCCCACCAGCATC
The sequence above is drawn from the Corallococcus sp. NCRR genome and encodes:
- the murJ gene encoding murein biosynthesis integral membrane protein MurJ — its product is MLVGIGILASRLMGLVRERVFAHYLGNAEAAAVFKAALRIPNFLQNLFGEGVLSGSFIPVYAQLLGKKDGDEADRVAGAVFGLLAMATAVMVALGMLATPLFVDLIAPGFQGNERDLAVRLVRILFPGTGFLVLSAWCLGILNSHRRFLLSYLAPVVWNVVIIATLLGVGGVYGTAGGRAAEEAVTEWLAYGVVLGSFLQFAVQVPTVMRLLGHFRPVLSLASASVRQVLKNFGPVVLGRGVVQFSAWVDTAFASLISNRALSSLLYAQTIYLIPVSLFGMAVSAAELPEMARATAEGEAQAHTKLRSRIDAGSRRIAFWVVPSAVALFFLGDLVSGALLQTGRFGASDSRYLWYLLMGAAVGLVASTVGRLYASAFYALKDPKTPLRFAIVRVALGTVKAWFLALWLPERLGLPRELGAAFLTLSSGIVAWVETTLLRRKLRSIVGPVGLPSGLLPRLYGAAVVGGLVALAVKQGLTGLLGPMPGVAAEWGGTLLVPPRLHPVLGLLATAVPFGVVYFAVSAALGVPEAGAVFRKVGRKLGLAR